From the Streptomyces sp. Tu 2975 genome, one window contains:
- a CDS encoding DUF2330 domain-containing protein — protein MRGNIQEFGVRARLLTVLLAVLVLQLGSLISPAYACGCGAMVVDRNAEFSVARESSVIDWDGRTEQIVMRFTVDSDAPEAAWIMPVPSRADVELADSALFDELVRIAAPVHRTRHYFWPRSGDWPFDDTDGAGAGAPMPGDAAPGVGVVGRERLGDFDVARLTATDPDALGDWLADNGFELPKGLDEDLEPYVDAGWEYVAVRLAPSTEGTTLDGTLDPLRLSFASEKLVYPMRLSRRATTAQSLGLFVLAPHRMEPRDTIGGSEPEVTYAGKVEPRGAVGHLTGGKERFLTALDQHFPEPGRINGDHELVPTAHDTPFRRVNWDDELLTVAGVPVWLLTVGGGAAVVAVAALSLLRVRASRRTPTPGTAS, from the coding sequence ATGCGGGGGAACATACAAGAATTCGGGGTACGCGCGCGCCTGCTGACGGTGCTGCTGGCGGTACTCGTGCTGCAACTCGGATCGCTGATCAGCCCGGCCTACGCCTGTGGCTGCGGGGCGATGGTGGTGGACCGGAACGCGGAGTTCTCCGTCGCCCGGGAGTCGTCGGTGATCGACTGGGACGGCCGCACGGAACAGATCGTCATGCGCTTCACGGTCGACTCGGACGCGCCGGAAGCGGCGTGGATCATGCCCGTGCCGAGCCGGGCGGACGTCGAACTCGCGGACAGCGCCCTCTTCGACGAACTGGTCCGGATCGCGGCGCCCGTGCACCGTACGCGCCACTACTTCTGGCCACGGAGCGGCGACTGGCCCTTCGACGACACGGACGGCGCGGGCGCGGGCGCACCGATGCCGGGCGACGCCGCCCCCGGGGTCGGCGTCGTCGGCCGCGAACGGCTCGGCGACTTCGACGTGGCGCGGCTGACCGCGACCGACCCGGACGCCCTCGGCGACTGGCTCGCCGACAACGGCTTCGAACTGCCCAAGGGCCTCGACGAGGACCTGGAACCGTACGTCGACGCGGGCTGGGAGTACGTGGCCGTACGGCTGGCACCGAGCACCGAGGGCACGACGCTCGACGGCACGCTCGACCCGCTGCGGCTGAGCTTCGCCAGCGAGAAGCTCGTCTATCCGATGCGACTGTCCCGGCGCGCGACGACGGCCCAGTCGCTCGGCCTGTTCGTACTCGCGCCGCACCGCATGGAACCGCGCGACACCATCGGCGGCTCCGAACCCGAGGTGACGTACGCGGGGAAGGTCGAGCCGCGCGGCGCGGTGGGCCACCTCACCGGCGGGAAGGAACGCTTCCTCACCGCACTCGACCAGCACTTTCCCGAGCCCGGCCGGATCAACGGCGACCACGAACTGGTGCCCACCGCGCACGACACACCCTTTCGGCGGGTGAACTGGGACGACGAACTGCTGACGGTCGCCGGCGTGCCGGTGTGGTTGCTGACCGTCGGCGGCGGGGCCGCCGTCGTGGCCGTGGCTGCCCTGTCGCTGCTGCGCGTACGGGCGAGCCGCCGCACGCCGACGCCCGGAACGGCCTCGTGA